A section of the Triticum dicoccoides isolate Atlit2015 ecotype Zavitan chromosome 7A, WEW_v2.0, whole genome shotgun sequence genome encodes:
- the LOC119327505 gene encoding tRNA pseudouridine synthase A-like isoform X2 gives MLAKFRPLMAAAPTTKAAPAVAFSTAVERDGYAQYNHTDACQHLRWTARESYEYMYARPWSRVVDFYAELVRTGAGAAGLAELFGKDEKDHLRDTNGEEPLASSEKQMSVKSSKGRGGRWERANFKIVLSYHGGSFDGWQKQPDLNTVQGLVEKHLGQFVDERKAKQLQERSLPIEGCATVAGRTDKGVTALQQVCSFYTWRKDVQPADIKDTINEASPDKIKSLVVSEVSREFHPNFSAKWRRYLYIFPLDGDAKSISEDEQSSMILENPEYKAPRSFDVAKVDKIIRQLEGKMLSYKIFARDTQASRSDGPATECFMFHSRAAVTKLYSADENCKESTPVMCVELVANRFLRKMVRVLVATSIREAAAGADEDALLNLMEATCRRATAPPAPAEGLCLVDVGYEDFDEQRCFIVD, from the exons ATGCTCGCCAAGTTCCGGCCCCTCATGGCGGCGGCACCGACGACGAAGGCCGCCCCGGCCGTGGCGTTCTCCACGGCGGTGGAGCGGGATGGCTACGCGCAGTACAACCACACCGACGCCTGCCAGCACCTCCGGTGGACAGCCAG GGAGAGCTACGAGTACATGTACGCGCGGCCGTGGAGCAGGGTGGTCGACTTCTACGCCGAGCTCGTGCGCACCGGCGCCGGGGCGGCGGGGCTCGCCGAGCTGTTTGGGAAAGACGAG AAAGATCATCTTCGTGATACGAATGGTGAGGAGCCTTTAGCATCATCTGAAAAACAAATGTCTGTTAAATCCTCCAAAGGCCGAGGAGGCAGGTGGGAAAGAGCAAACTTTAAGATTGTTCTTTCGTATCATGGGGGCTCGTTTGATGGTTGGCAGAAGCAGCCTGACCTCAACACTGTTCAAGG GTTAGTGGAAAAACATCTTGGACAATTTGTCGACGAGAGAAAAGCTAAACAGCTTCAAGAAAGATCGTTGCCGATAGAAGGCTGTGCCACTGTTGCTGGGCGCACTGACAAAGGGGTGACTGCTCTTCAGCAAGTCTGCTCATTTT ATACGTGGAGAAAGGATGTGCAGCCTGCCGATATAAAAGACACAATAAATGAGGCCTCACCAGATAAAATTAAATCTTTGGTTGTGTCAGAG GTCTCACGTGAATTTCATCCTAATTTTTCAGCCAAATGGAGGAGATACCTGTATATATTTCCTCTTGATGGGGATGCTAAATCAATATCAGAGGATGAGCAATCGTCTATGATACTAGAGAATCCTGAATACAAAGCACCTCGGAGCTTTGATGTGGCCAAGGTTGACAAAATCATTAGGCAACTGGAAGGAAAAATGCTATCTTACAAAATATTTGCACGTGACACACAAGCTTCACGTAGCGA CGGCCCAGCTACGGAGTGTTTTATGTTCCATTCTCGAGCTGCAGTGACCAAACTGTATTCTGCTGATGAG AATTGCAAAGAAAGCACACCGGTCATGTGTGTTGAGCTAGTTGCGAACAGATTCCTACGCAAG ATGGTTAGGGTTCTTGTTGCGACCAGCATCAGAGAGGCTGCTGCTGGAGCTGATGAAGACGCCTTGCTGAACCTGATGGAAGCCACTTGCAGGCGCGCAACGGCTCCCCCGGCACCCGCGGAGGGCCTCTGCCTTGTAGACGTTGGCTATGAAGATTTCGACGAACAGAGGTGCTTCATTGTTGACTAA
- the LOC119327505 gene encoding tRNA pseudouridine synthase A-like isoform X1 produces the protein MLAKFRPLMAAAPTTKAAPAVAFSTAVERDGYAQYNHTDACQHLRWTARESYEYMYARPWSRVVDFYAELVRTGAGAAGLAELFGKDEIFLPQKDHLRDTNGEEPLASSEKQMSVKSSKGRGGRWERANFKIVLSYHGGSFDGWQKQPDLNTVQGLVEKHLGQFVDERKAKQLQERSLPIEGCATVAGRTDKGVTALQQVCSFYTWRKDVQPADIKDTINEASPDKIKSLVVSEVSREFHPNFSAKWRRYLYIFPLDGDAKSISEDEQSSMILENPEYKAPRSFDVAKVDKIIRQLEGKMLSYKIFARDTQASRSDGPATECFMFHSRAAVTKLYSADENCKESTPVMCVELVANRFLRKMVRVLVATSIREAAAGADEDALLNLMEATCRRATAPPAPAEGLCLVDVGYEDFDEQRCFIVD, from the exons ATGCTCGCCAAGTTCCGGCCCCTCATGGCGGCGGCACCGACGACGAAGGCCGCCCCGGCCGTGGCGTTCTCCACGGCGGTGGAGCGGGATGGCTACGCGCAGTACAACCACACCGACGCCTGCCAGCACCTCCGGTGGACAGCCAG GGAGAGCTACGAGTACATGTACGCGCGGCCGTGGAGCAGGGTGGTCGACTTCTACGCCGAGCTCGTGCGCACCGGCGCCGGGGCGGCGGGGCTCGCCGAGCTGTTTGGGAAAGACGAG ATTTTCCTTCCGCAGAAAGATCATCTTCGTGATACGAATGGTGAGGAGCCTTTAGCATCATCTGAAAAACAAATGTCTGTTAAATCCTCCAAAGGCCGAGGAGGCAGGTGGGAAAGAGCAAACTTTAAGATTGTTCTTTCGTATCATGGGGGCTCGTTTGATGGTTGGCAGAAGCAGCCTGACCTCAACACTGTTCAAGG GTTAGTGGAAAAACATCTTGGACAATTTGTCGACGAGAGAAAAGCTAAACAGCTTCAAGAAAGATCGTTGCCGATAGAAGGCTGTGCCACTGTTGCTGGGCGCACTGACAAAGGGGTGACTGCTCTTCAGCAAGTCTGCTCATTTT ATACGTGGAGAAAGGATGTGCAGCCTGCCGATATAAAAGACACAATAAATGAGGCCTCACCAGATAAAATTAAATCTTTGGTTGTGTCAGAG GTCTCACGTGAATTTCATCCTAATTTTTCAGCCAAATGGAGGAGATACCTGTATATATTTCCTCTTGATGGGGATGCTAAATCAATATCAGAGGATGAGCAATCGTCTATGATACTAGAGAATCCTGAATACAAAGCACCTCGGAGCTTTGATGTGGCCAAGGTTGACAAAATCATTAGGCAACTGGAAGGAAAAATGCTATCTTACAAAATATTTGCACGTGACACACAAGCTTCACGTAGCGA CGGCCCAGCTACGGAGTGTTTTATGTTCCATTCTCGAGCTGCAGTGACCAAACTGTATTCTGCTGATGAG AATTGCAAAGAAAGCACACCGGTCATGTGTGTTGAGCTAGTTGCGAACAGATTCCTACGCAAG ATGGTTAGGGTTCTTGTTGCGACCAGCATCAGAGAGGCTGCTGCTGGAGCTGATGAAGACGCCTTGCTGAACCTGATGGAAGCCACTTGCAGGCGCGCAACGGCTCCCCCGGCACCCGCGGAGGGCCTCTGCCTTGTAGACGTTGGCTATGAAGATTTCGACGAACAGAGGTGCTTCATTGTTGACTAA